TGAATGAGCCGTACCTTCAAGCTGTCACTCCTCCACCTCTACCTGTTGAGGAACCGCCTCAACAACCACCTCAGCCACCTTCCGAGCTGCCGAGGCGAAGGAGGAATGCACGAATATCCATGCGAGGAGGACCTCGGTTCAGTTATCCTCAAGGTTTAAGCTCTTACCCTCCTATCCCCgaggacccacaaatgggtggaccctcGCACGAGGTGCCGGAAGACGATCCTCCACCGGTTTCTTatgcaccaccgccaccgccaatGGGTTTTGACAACTCGATACCGACATACCCAGGTTCATCTGGGTATAACCCATCTGGATATCCAACCACTGCGAAATATGGAGCCCAAGATCCGTATCTTACGACCACACAGTACAATGCCCTTTATCCTTCTTCTTACCATCCAGTTTACCCAATTGGATATCCGGTGCAGGGGTATCAATACCACCCATAtcaacaacctcctcctccccaaCAGTAGCAAACTCAGGAGATTCTACAGAGGTTGGATAGGGTTGAGCGTAAAGCAGATGAAACCAACAAGAAGCACAACAGCTTTCTCAAGGGCCTTGCAAGTCTcattgaaggggtaaggtcccaaaaacctcatatcaAGTTCTTGGGACCATTCCACAACCTCGTCTTTTAGCCTTCTTTAGGCCTTGCGCGGTCGCGCACTGGCCCTATAGAATTAAGAAGAAAGACAGCAGATAACACCCGCGCGCCAAAAGGGAGTAGACAAATCCTTGCGCCACTTCTCTATAGCAAAGGGATAGAAATCCCATCAAATACTTCTGCTTAAATAAcacccagacttggatattatttactaaGCTTGTACCACACAGTAAGGAGTCACACTGGATTGTGGCAACaatcttctagaagactcaatcgtgcaccaccagacggttataaccgtctggacacgtgtcatcaccacAAGCCATCCTgaaatcacgatgatggcatggaattggaGAGAAACCTCCACTTGCTCACTTTCCTCGTGGCAATCCCCCAGCCTTTGATCAACATCGCGATCCGTGTGATAACACAATCCGATCAAAAGAGTTAACGGAAggaaaataaccgcttacggggttagcatctttcGTTAATATTTCAAGCAACGTGTTTTCCCGCCTAAAACtctcggctataaatatgagagtaattcaggtatgaatttcaagttacacacacttcgtcaatacttcttcatcttcataaacacatactgATTTTCACGCTGGAGTCGAGTCAAGGAGAGAACCTTCGTCCTCAACTTGACaaggctaacggtgttctgtcTTGCAGTGTTCACCAGTTAAGAAGATCAGTCCCCTCGAATCGAACGAGAGAGAACcacccttttatgcagaacctaaccccctagataatttgattccgatcatttatctagtgtttcttcattggcgcccaccgatctCTCTGTTTCATCTGTTTTTTCTCGTTTCGATTTATTTCCTATCATTCTCTGTTTTCACATGGCGGAGAATTCATCATTTCACCCGTCAAGTCCTCGATCTGAATCCAAGGGTTTTACAACCCTAGATATACAGGTCGACAGAATTTTGggaataaaagaaaacaagaacAGTCAACCAGAAGAAGATGACTCCATAAGAGTTCATAAATGTTCAGATCAACTCTTAGAGAAACCTCCAGAATACTGGTTCGGCAGATTCCAGATCACTATGAACCAGGTTTTCAAGCAAAACAATAGATCTGGGTTATCAAATGTCAGATCTGATAAAGAGAAATTTGACACTACAGTATTGTTTCCACAGACACCTAATCAGTGGTACATCCAAAATAGTAGTCATGACGAGATGATTCAAAAATTGGAAGAAACCAAAACAGCCAGATCCAAGCAGATACACATGGTACAAGGAGGTCCCTCACGAAGGCCAAATAAACGAAACCATAATCAGCATTGGAGGAACAGCAAGTTGTGTTTCCTATTGTCCCTGGAGGTCCTCAGGAAGAACGACCAGTAATCATTACTGGCATCTTCGGCCACTACAGAGCAGACTATATGTTCATAGATCCAGGAAGCTAGATGGATATCATGTATGAGCAGTGTTTCAAACAGCTTGATCCAGAGGACATAGCACGATTAGAGCTGGTTGATTTCCCTCCCACCGGTTTTTGCAATGAAGCTGTATTTCCATTAGGGCAGATTGCATTTCCTGTGACCCTATCAGATGGCGAGCATTCGCGCAGAGTCACAGTAAACTTTATGGTCATGCCAGCAACATCCAGCCATGATGTTTTGCTAGGAAGAAGATCACAAAGGGAATTCAGAATGATCACTTCTATTCCACATGCTGCGTGCGGGTTCCCAACAGAAACTGGAGTCGCGATTTTGTACTCAAGCAAAGAGGTCATGTACGTTGATGATGAGCCACCAGCAAAGATGGCCGCCAAACCCTCAACATCAAATGAACCGGAGAAATGGGTCTTAAACGAAGAATACCCAGAACAAACAATCTTACTGGGATACGCCATCTCACCGGCAATACGAGTACAGTTGAAGGAGTTACTTTCAAACAACAAAGACATATTCGCCTGGTGCCCAGCAGATATGACCCGAGTTCTGCGAGAAATTACGCAACACTGTCTAAATGTCAAACCCTCAGCAGAGCCTGTCACGCAGGGAAGACGTAGTCTTAGCACACAAACGGCGGAAACAATGAATGAGCAGGTCACAGAATTGCTCAAAGCCGGAATCCTGCGCGAAGTACAGTACCATACCTGGGTCGCTAATCTAGTCATGGTTCAAAAGTACAATGGCGGGTGGAGAATGTGCtcgacttcaaagacctgaataaAGCTTGCCCAAaagattgttacgcgcttccagaaatcgacaaAAAAGTTGATTCTTTGGCATCTTTCAGATGGAAATGTTTTCTCGACTGTTACAAAGGCTACCATCAGGTCTTAATGAAAGAGAAGATGAAGACAAAACAGCCTTCCGAACTGATAAAGGTATTTTCTGTTATACAAAAAATGCCCTTCGGGTTGCGCAATGTCGGGGCTATTTATCAGAGATTGATGGATACGGTTTTCGGAGAAGACATCGGGAAAACAGTTgaagtatacatggatgacctcgtcaAAAGAAACtatgctcgaaaacatccagCGAACGTTCAATTCATTACGCAATGTCAACTTAAAGCTTAACCCAACAAAATGTTCTTTTGGGATGGAAGAAGGAAAATTTTTGGGCTTCATAGTAACAAGGGATGGCTTTAAAGTTAACTCAGAAAAGGTGCAAGCCATCCGGTTAATGCCATCACCTTCAACGATAAAAGAGATGCAAAGACTCGAGGGAAGATTAGCAGCCTTGAACAGATTCTTGGCAAATCACGCTAcgaagtcttatccgttcattaGTACGCTGCGAAACTGCGCTAAGAAAACTCACTTCCAGTGGACGCCAGAAGCGGAAACAACTTTCAAACAAATGAAGGAATGTTTAATTCAGCTACCAACACTAACAGCGCTACGAGAAAAAGAACCGCTGATTCTGTACTTATCCGCAGCAGAGGTAGTAGTCGGCGAAGTGTTAATGGTGGAAAGAGAAAACGTCCAGACTCcaatctactacatcagcaagatgatCACTGGCCCAGAAACACGCTACTCAATGATAGAAAAACTAGTCCTCGCACTAGTACATGCATCTCGATGGCTTCGCTGGTACTTCTCAGGTCATGTTATTACAGTTCTCACTAACTACCACTTGGGGCAGATTTTATCAAAGCCCGATGGCGCGGGAAGACTGGCTAAGTGGGCCATAGAATTGGGAGGATACAATATCCTGTATAGACCACGGCCAGCAATCAAAGGGCAAGTTTTAGCAGACTTCGCCACAGAAGTCCCCATGGATAAATTGCAAGAATGTGAAGCGATCCAGAACCCTGATCCCGTTTTTGACGACAGAGTCTGGACCCTACACACAGATGGGGCATCTAATGATGATGGAGCAGGCGCAGGCCTCCGATTGGTCAGCCCAGACGATCACGAGCTTACATATGCGATACGCTTAGATTTCCGAAGCACAAAcgatgaggcagaatatgaagcgtTTCTAGCAGGCCTCTGTTTAGCGCTTAAAATGGGAGCGAAAAATCTTGAAGCTAACGTTGATTCAATACTGGTGGCCGAGCAAGTTAATGGGCACTACGATGCGAAGGGAGAGGCTATGGCGTTATATCTGGAAGAAACGTGGATGTTAGTCAGCAATTCCAagcgttcaaaataaatcatataAACAGAAGCGAAAACAAGCACGCGGATGCACTAAACAAATTGGCAGCCGCCAGCTTCAGACATCTAGCAAAAGAGGTGCGCATCAAGGTATTGTCCAATCCTTCTGTTCCTCTCAAGCATGTAAACATTGTAGAGATTGGCAATCCATCCTGGATGTCCCCAATCATCATGTACCTACAGCACGGCAAACTTCCGGAAGGAAAGGCAGAAGCCATGAAAATCCAGAACAAGGCAATAAACTGTGAGATGGTGGACGGAATCCTGTACCGAAAATCGTTCATGGGACCACTCCTACGTTGTGTTGACAAAACAGACGCGCAATACTTAGTCAGGGAAATCCATGAAGGCTTACGTGGGTCCGCGCATGGTAGTAGCTAAGATCATGAGCGCCAGTTACTATTGGCCAGGGATGCATGTGGACGCGGTAGAATTGCTACGGAAATGCGTAGCTTATCAACGTCATGCACCAAAAACCCTCCGTCCGAAAAATCCGCTTGTTCCAGTCACATCTGCCTGGCCCTTCCAACAATGGGGCATCGAtcttgttggaccattccctgacGCGCCTGGCGCAGTAAAATTCATTATCGTGGCGGTAGATTATTTCACAAATTGGGTTGAAGCCAAGGCATTAGCTTCAATAACAGCAATGGTAATCCgaaaattcatatgggaacaTATTATTTGCAGATTCGGATTACCATTGCGCATCATTTCCGACAACGACACCATCTTCGCCTCAGAAGATCTTCAGaaatggttcaaagaaatgaaGATTGAACACAACTTTGCCTCTGTGGCGCATCCACAAGCAAATGGGCAAGTTGAAAGTGTCAACAAATAAATAGTTGACGGCATAAAGGCAAGACTCAGGACGGCACGCAGAGGATGGGTCGATGAGCTCCCCAGCATATTATGGGCTCATCGCACCATGCCAAAGACAAGTACGGGAGAAACCCCATTCAGCCTTGTGTACGGATCAGAGGCGGTTATCCCAGCCGAAATTGGCCTTCCATCACCGCGCATGCTTGCCATGGAGAAGCAAAAGAATGAGAAAGAGCGGAGGATGGATTTAGACCTTCttgaagaaaggcgcgaaaacgccaCCATCGCAGAAGCAAGATAtaaatccaaactggaaaagtactACAAGCGCGAGTATGTGTGTGTACTTTTGTTCCAGGAGATTTCGTCTTACGTGACAACGAAGCTTCCAATGCGGAAAAACCGGGCAAGCTTGCGCCAAAATGGGAAGGGCCATACATTATCAACGAGGTCCTCGGCAAAGGGGCATACACTCTAAGAAGAATCGACGGAACATCAGTCCCTCGCACCTGGAACGCGCAACAATTGCGTAGGTGTTATATATAGCCGCGCTGTTGAAATATATACAAGAAATATATTTTTCCTACTTTACTTTGTATAAATTGGCTTTACGCCTTATCAATGCAACAGTTATCTTTACACATGTTATTGTTTGTTACAAACCGCTTATAATTCTTTTGGTTTATGCAAAACAATATGGTAAACATTGTACGCCTCATGAACAGTCAAAAGAAGTATAACCTTGTGCGCATTTTAGACACACGTTCACACATGAGTACAATACCATTCTAATTCGCTCTACCTAAACAAAGCAATTAAACATAGGCAATATATTGTAATCCAAACATAACTTATAAACCATTCAAATAGGCATGCACAACAGTGCATCAAAAAACAATCATTAGTGCAACAAAGCACTCTAAACAAACCATTTACAAAGAACACAACAGTGTTTCTTCAAAaacaaaagagaaaagagtactaATAAAAAAATTAGGAAAGTTGATCCAGTACCCCATATAGAGTATAAAGAACCTCACTATACTCACTCAAGGGACGGGGATCAACGATCCAAGGATTGACaccttcttcatcatcttcagcaATACCAGCCGGAACTTCAGCCGGAACAGCAACACGGCGACGCCGTTGGTAAACGATCGCCGAACTCCCTCTCCGATCAACCGGAAAGGACCGGGTCACAAGGTGTGCTGACAACCGAGTAACTCCACCATTGTTATCGTCAGCAAGACGAAGACGGATACTTTCCTCCAACACATCCCGACGATTTGCATTTTCAACACTTCCGTCCCTAACAACAAGATCAGTTACTGGACGGGAAAGCAGTAGCAAACCATCAGCAGCATCTAGCACCTTCAAAACAATAGAAAGCCTTCTCCATTAAATCGGTCTCCTATTCTCCATTTTTTCTTATCAAAATTAGGAAAGGAGTCTCATACCCAAAGTAAATATAAAGGCCAACAGAGAGAAGCGGTAACATCGAGATAAGAGTCGTGATGATTAAGTGTCAAATCAACTGCCGTCTCAACGGCGCTGCCACTGCAAGTATCACATCCCACTTAAAACCCTCTGACAGGGTCCATACAAATTCCCAGGAACTACTGTTAAATCAGAAGACGAAGAGTCCGCACAACATATAAAAAATGACGTCAGCTATCGTAAGCTCATAATTACAAACTCTTCACCCAAGATTGCAACAGTTCAAACAAAGGCATAAATATCCTTTCTCAAACTGTTCATTTATCCAAAATCAAAAATTTCCAAGCATCGGCATAATAAGCAAAGTGTACCTTCTCATAGAAGATTTCCCACTTTCGCGCCAAAAAAACCTATAAGAACCATTCTCTCATAGTCCaatgctccacttatttgcataagagcaacactagactgggggacttgaaggggtaaggtcccaaaaacctcatatcaAGTTCTTGGgactgttggtgcagttgtctgtcgactacatcttagttcgagtcttaggttagggctgattgtatagtgaacggaaATCGAGAACATATGTATttgataggtccgcttatgtgtcatatatgtaggttcgctcatatgatcATAAGCTTgaaggttcgcttatttgatcatatgaggttcgcttatatggacatgtccatataagcgaaccctattgcctatatataggggGTTAGATGAGTGGATCTATGAGAGCAGTTGTGTGTGTGTACGGAGAAGCCCTGTCTGTTTGTCTCCGGAACTTGTATATTTGTcagataatcaataaaggagactttaagtagtgaaatcaagctgaacaaagactaaatcaatgaattccgcctctgatttagtctaagcactcttctgatcgactcgccAGGTCGTgtaacgatcctacaagtggtatcagagctcaggaggaagagttcttaccgtttagctcgttttcgctcaaaaattctgatttc
Above is a window of Helianthus annuus cultivar XRQ/B chromosome 14, HanXRQr2.0-SUNRISE, whole genome shotgun sequence DNA encoding:
- the LOC110906554 gene encoding calcium-binding protein P-like; translated protein: MEMDDEPNPDLQTGTPGHPISISSGSPYQGSSYQGPDSFAERWAKYEWEFTPSYHNSPTQPPLNEPYLQAVTPPPLPVEEPPQQPPQPPSELPRRRRNARISMRGGPRFSYPQGLSSYPPIPEDPQMGGPSHEVPEDDPPPVSYAPPPPPMGFDNSIPTYPGSSGYNPSGYPTTAKYGAQDPYLTTTQYNALYPSSYHPVYPIGYPVQGYQYHPYQQPPPPQQ